GGAGTAGCCATTCGCTTGCGCCCAAAGCAACGCCAGACGCTTCAGCCGCAGATGGGCTTCGGTTTCAGCACGGCGCGCGGTTACGGGCGAGTCCATTCGGCCAGCTCCCGCGCCCAATAGGTCACGATCAAATCTGCGCCGGCGCGCTTGAGCGACGTCATGATCTCCATCACCGCCGCACGTTCTTCGAAACATCCTTTCTCGGCCCCGGCTTTCACCATCGCGAACTCTCCACTTACATGATAAACCGCCGTCGGTTTCGCGAAGCGATCGCGCACCCGCCAGAGAATATCGAGGTAAGGCAGGGCCGGTTTCACCAGGATGATGTCCGCGCCTTCGTCGATATCGAGCGCGACTTCCCGCAAAGCCTCGCGCGCATTAGCGCTGTCCATTTGGTAAGTACGGCGGTCGCCGAACTGCGGCGGGCTCTCCGCGGCCTCGCGAAACGGTCCGTAAAAGGCCGACGCAAATTTCGCCGCGTAGCTCATGATTCCCGTGTCCTGAAAGCCGCTGGCATCCAGCGCCTCCCGGATCGCGCCGATCCGGCCATCCATCATATCGCTCGGCGCGACAAAATCGGCCCCGGCGGCGGCGTGCGAGACAGCCGTTTTAGCGAGCAGTTCGACCGATTCATCATTCAGAACGTGGAAGTGCTCGCCGTCGATTCGCGTCACGCCGCAATGGCCGTGGCTCATGTATTCGCAAAGGCAAACATCCG
This Chthoniobacterales bacterium DNA region includes the following protein-coding sequences:
- the hemB gene encoding porphobilinogen synthase, yielding MRNLVRETRLTPHDFILPLFISEKLTARKPIESMPGVFQFALGDVIAEAQRAHDLGLQAVLLFGIPREKDEHASGAYAENGVIQQAVRIIKERCPGLVVMTDVCLCEYMSHGHCGVTRIDGEHFHVLNDESVELLAKTAVSHAAAGADFVAPSDMMDGRIGAIREALDASGFQDTGIMSYAAKFASAFYGPFREAAESPPQFGDRRTYQMDSANAREALREVALDIDEGADIILVKPALPYLDILWRVRDRFAKPTAVYHVSGEFAMVKAGAEKGCFEERAAVMEIMTSLKRAGADLIVTYWARELAEWTRP